A window of Patagioenas fasciata isolate bPatFas1 chromosome 5, bPatFas1.hap1, whole genome shotgun sequence contains these coding sequences:
- the LOC136102700 gene encoding photoreceptor outer segment membrane glycoprotein 2, which yields MAVLKVKFTKTRRDKLAQILWILNWVSVVSGIILFSLGLFLKIEIKKRNEVMAKGDISSLPNMLISVGVIACIINFLGGKICYDCSDANKFSRWKLVMLPYIVCTFCFTFCILVGALMCYTMRNELEESLYLGLRDAIKFYKDTDIPGRCFLKKTVDMLQIGFQCCGNNGFRDWFEIQWVSARYLNMASKEVVDRLKSNVDGKFLVDGVPFSCCNPSSPRPCIQYQLTNNSAHYNYDFLTEELNVWVKGCREALLDYYTAIMRSIGITALLIWLFELSVLIGVRYLQTAMRNVLLLGDLEGESDGWLLENSFVETAKYNINIIKNLGKANQISTVSGMNDPNIDVQNTNCGKSNVTTKCIPAAS from the exons ATGGCTGTCCTCAAAGTAAAATTCACCAAAACTAGAAGGGACAAACTGGCTCAGATCTTATGGATCCTCAACTGGGTTTCTGTTGTGAGTGGGATCATTCTCTTCAGTCTCGGCCTCTTTCTGAAAATAGAGATCAAGAAGCGCAATGAAGTGATGGCAAAAGGGGACATCAGCTCTCTCCCCAACATGCTGATCTCTGTCGGGGTCATAGCGTGCATCATCAACTTTCTGGGTGGCAAGATCTGCTATGACTGCTCAGATGCCAACAAGTTCTCTCGATGGAAACTAGTTATGCTGCCATACATCGTATGTACCTTCTGTTTTACCTTCTGCATCCTGGTGGGTGCTCTGATGTGCTACACCATGAGGAACGAGCTGGAGGAGTCTCTCTATCTGGGACTAAGGGATGCTATTAAGTTCTATAAGGACACGGACATACCTGGACGATGTTTCTTAAAGAAAACAGTGGATATGTTACAAATTGGATTCCAGTGCTGTGGAAACAATGGCTTTAGAGACTGGTTTGAAATTCAGTGGGTGTCTGCTCGTTATCTGAATATGGCTTCCAAGGAAGTTGTGGA CCGTCTGAAGAGCAACGTTGACGGGAAGTTCCTGGTGGACGGGGTGCCCTTCAGCTGCTGCAACCCGAGCTCCCCCCGGCCCTGCATCCAGTACCAGCTCACGAACAACAGCGCTCACTACAACTACGATTTTCTGACCGAGGAGCTCAACGTCTGGGTGAAGGGGTGCAGAGAGGCCCTGCTGGATTACTACACTGCTATCATGAGATCCATTGGCATTACAGCGTTGCTTATCTGGTTGTTTGAG CTCTCTGTCCTTATTGGTGTCCGGTACCTACAAACAGCCATGAGGAACGTCCTGCTGCTGGGAGACCTGGAGGGTGAATCAGACGGTTGGTTACTAGAAAACAGCTTTGTGGAAACTGCCAAATACAACATCAATATCATTAAGAACCTAGGCAAAGCCAACCAGATTTCCACTGTCTCAGGCATGAACGACCCCAACATTGATGTTCAAAACACAAACTGTGGCAAATCCAATGTTACGACAAAATGTATTCCGGCAGCTAGCTAG